A genomic segment from Necator americanus strain Aroian chromosome III, whole genome shotgun sequence encodes:
- a CDS encoding hypothetical protein (NECATOR_CHRIII.G12052.T1) has protein sequence MLHFVFRLFLLFAVLAAVEACDCSNLKPGKCCTNWRGQSCCHFRKKRAVENAYGTRFKKLRHAPETDLNDN, from the exons ATGTTGCACTTTGTgtttcgactttttcttctctttgctGTTCTCGCTGCCGTTGAGGCTTGTGATTGTAGCAACCTGAAACCAG GCAAATGTTGCACCAACTGGCGTGGACAGTCGTGCTGCCATTTCCGGAAGAAGAGAGCCGTGGAGAATGCGTACGGCACACGCTTCAAAAAGCTACGTCACGCCCCAGAAACAGATCTGAACGAcaattga